TAGTTTCTCCGCTTTTTCCCTGATTGAGTATTTTAGTTATCTCATCATCAGACAAAAAAATGGTAGCTATATACTGATGGCTGAAAGTTGCCATAGCCGTGCCTACTACCTGGCTTTTTACATTCTTAAAAGGTCCATAAAATACCAATATAGGACCTGCAATAATAAATACTATTAATTCATATATTAGAAATAAAACAAGTGATTTTAAAACACTCTTTTTCTTTTTCCTTTTTTTCTTTCTACGCCTATTTTCTGAGTTACCCATAAAATTATACCTCCATACAATATAGGTACTATTTTACTATTATTTTAAAATTATTTCCACTGGAAAAGATACGGGTACTAAATTTGTAACATAATATTTATAAAATTTCCATTGATAATTTATAAATCTAAATAGAAAAGCTGACCCCCCTTACAAAAACAAGGTGGTCAGTTTTTAATTTAAATTATCGTCCTATATCAGTTCTAAAATACATTCCTTGAAAACTTACTTCCTTCAAATTATTATACGCTGATTCAATCGCCTTATTTAAATCATCTCCAAGTCCGTAGACAGATAAAACTCTTCCTCCAGATGTTATAAACTCTCCATTTTTTATTTTAACTCCTGCTGCAAAAATATTATTTGAGTTTTCCATACCTTCTATGGTAAAACCAGTACTATATTTCCCCGGATAGCCTTTAGAGGCGGCTACTACCGAGCAGCAGGCACCCTTTTCCCACTGTAAATCAAATTTGTCAAGTTTTCTTTTTAGGGAAGCTTCTATAAGCTCTACCAAATCACTTTTCATTAGAGGAAGTACTGCCTGGGTTTCAGGATCACCCATTCTTACGTTGTATTCCAGAAGATAAATACCTTTTTTAGTTATCATAATTCCAAAGAAAATTATTCCTATATAATCCAAGTTTTCCTGCTGTATTCCCTTTAATGTGGGATTCATTATATTTTTCTCAAAATCCTTTAATACTTCCTTACTACAATAAGGGTTTGGAGATATAGCCCCCATACCTCCAGTATTTGGTCCCTTGCCCCCATCATAAATCTGTTTATGATCCTTTGCAGACATAAATGGAATAATACTCTTTCCATCTGTTATTGTAAGTATGGAAGCTTCCACTCCCTCCAAAAACTCTTCAATAACTACATTTTTTCCTGCCCCATTGAATATGTCTTTAACCATAAAATCCTCTATTGTAAACTGGGCTTCTTTATAATTTTTACATATGGATACACCTTTTCCTGCTGCCAATCCATCTGCCTTTATAACTACTGGATATTCACATTCTTTAATGTATTTCAAAGCCTCATCTTTATCATTGAATACACCATACTCTGCAGTTTTAATCCCATACTTCTTCATGAAATCCTTAGAATAAATTTTACTTCCTTCAAGCATTGCAGCCTTTGACGTAGGTCCAAATATATTCAATCCCTTACTTCTAAATTTATCTACCATACCTTCTATAAGCGGGTTTTCAGGTCCTACTACAGTTAAATCTATTTCTGACTCAAGTGCAAAGTTTACAAGCTCTTCTATGTCTGTTATATCTATATTAGTACATTTATCTTCCGCATGGGTTCCACCATTTCCAGGAGCACAAAATATTTTATCTACTTTGGGATTCTGTGCTATTTTCCAGCAAATAGCATGTTCCCTTCCTCCTGAACCAATTACGAGTACTTTCACTATATACACCCCTTTTCAATTCACAATTCACAATTTACAGTTCACAACTCACAATTTGTAATTTAATGTTTAAAATGTCTTACCCCTGTAAATACCATTGATATTCCATTTTTATTGCATTCTTCTATGGAGTCCTTATCTCTTACAGAACCTCCTGGCTGAATTATTGCCTTTATTCCGTATTTTGCAGCTTCACAAACTACATCATTAAATGGGAAAAATGCATCAGATGCAAGTACTACTCCATCTCCTGCCCTATCCAGTGCATGACAAGTAGGCCATATTCTATTCACCTGGCCTCCCCCAATACCTTTAGCCATAAAATCCTTAACTACTACAATGGCATTTGATTTTACATATTTACATACTTTCATTCCAAAAATCAAATTATCTATTTCCTCTTTTGAAGGTTTTTCATCCGTAACTACTTCCATGTTTTCTACTAGTTTGTCGTCCGCAGACTGCACCAGTATTCCTCCATCTACTTTAGCTATTTCCATACTATTAGTTGGTTTTACACTGCATTTAATTATTCTCAAATTTTTCTTTTCCATCAATACTTTTAAAGCTTCTTCATCAAAATCCGGTGCAATAACTATTTCAACAAAAATTTTTGATATTTCCTCTGCAGTTTTTACATCCAATTTTCTATTTACAGCTATAATTCCTCCAAAAATCGAGGTAGGGTCACATTCATAGGTTTTAACATAAGCTTCATACAGATCTTTTCCAAGTGCCACACCACAAGGAGTGTTATGTTTAACTGCCACACAGCATATTTCTTCAAATTCATTTACTACTTTCCAGGCTATATCCATATCTTTTATGTTATTATATGAAAGCTGTTTACCATTTAGCTGGGTAAAATCTTTCATAGGGGCAGTTCCTGCTGTGGCAGTATAATAAGCTGCACTCTGGTGTGGATTTTCTCCATATCTTAAATTATCCATCTTTTTATAAGAAAGACTTAAATATTCGGGATACTCTTCTTCCAGCAGAAAATTGCTTATAGCCCCGTCATAAGCAGACATTAAATTAAATACTTTTCCCGCCAATCTTTTTCTAAAGTCATAGGGTACATCTCCCTTTGAATCTATTTCTTCAATTAATTTTGAGTAGTCTCCTACATCTGTAACTACTATTACGTCCTTAAAATTTTTAGCAGCAGCCCTTATCATGGTAGGCCCGCCTATATCTATAAATTCCACCTTTTCCTCAAAGGTAATATTGTCATCTACTTTATCAAAGAAAGGATACAAGTTTACTACTACCATATCTATAGGAAAAATATCCTTTTTAGCTATGGTATCCATATGTTCTTTATTATCTCTTTTGGCAAGTATACCTGAATGTATAACTGGATGAAGAGTTTTTACCCTTCCATCTAATATTTCATCAAAACCTGTAATTTTTGACACTTCTGTAACCTGTATATCATTTTGTTCCAGGTACTTATAGGTACCTCCTGTGGATATTAACTCCACTCCTTTATTTTTTAAAAATTGTGCCAACTCCAATAAGCCTTCTTTATTATAAACACTTATTAATGCACGATTTATCATATTTAAGCCTCCAATTACTTTATTTATAAATTTTTACTCTTTTCCCTTCCACTACTACTTTATCCTCAGAAATTAGCTTAATTACCTTTGGAAGAGCTTTATGCTCCTCCTTTAGCACCCTCTGTTGAAGTTCCTCTGGAGTATCTTCAAAATATACAGGTACTGCCTCCTGAAATATTATAGGTCCGCTGTCTGTACCTTCATCTACAAAATGTACGGTACACCCTGATATTTTAACTCCATGTTCCAGTACTTTTTCATGAACCTTTATGCCATACATGCCATCTCCACAGAAGGAAGGTATAAGGGAAGGATGTATATTAATCATTTTATTTTTAAATTTTGAAATCAAATTACCTTTTAGTATAGAAAGCCAGCCTGCACACACTATTAATTCAACTCTATTATGTAAAAGTTTCAGTATTTCATCGGAGATATTAGATTTATAAATTTTTCTATCCAATACGTGATATTCAATATTATTTTTTTTTGCCCTTTCCAGAGCATACACTCCAGGCCTGTCACTTATTAAAATATCTATAATACAATTTTTTAAATACCCACTATGGACAGCATCTATTATGGACTGAAAATCAGTACCTCCCCCTGAAGCCAAAACTGCTATTTTAAACATACCCTTTTTTCCCTTCTTTTCACATGTCCAATGATATAGGCTTTTTCCCCCATCTCATTCAAATCCTTTATTATATTTGGAGCATCTTTACTATCTACACAAAGTACAAAGCCTATTCCCATATTATAAGTATTGTACATATGTTCCTCATCCACACCTAAATCCATTATATATTTAAATATCTCAGGCATCTCAAAACTATTTTTATCTATAACCGCTGTAAAATCTTCTTTAAACATTCTCGGTATATTTTCATAAAAACCTCCCCCTGTTATGTGAGCCATGGCTTTTATTTTAAACTTCTCCAAAAGTTTTAAGACTGGTTTTACATATATCTTTGTAGGAGTTAAAAGCACTTCGCCCAAGGCACTTCCAAAGAAGTCAACTTGAAAGTTATCTACAAGTTTCCTAACCAAAGAGTATCCATTGCTGTGTACTCCACTTGAGGCTATTCCAACAAGTACATCTCCTTCTTCTACAGTACTTCCATTTATTATATTGTCTTTTTCCACAACTCCCACAGCAAATCCTGCCATATCATATTCTCCTTTGGAGTAAAAGCCCGGCATCTCAGCTGTCTCTCCCCCAATTAGTGCACAACCTGCATCCATGCATCCTTTCGATATTCCTTTAACCAATTCCGCTGCTACTTCTGCCTCTAAATCGGAACAAGCCAAATAATCCAGAAAAAACAGTGGTTTTGCACCATGACATAAAATATCATTAACACACATGGCAACGCAATCTATTCCTACAGTATCATATATTTTCATTTCAAAAGCTATTTTAAGCTTTGTTCCAACTCCATCTGTTCCAGATACAAGTACTGGATTTTTGTACTTGCCAAGTTCAAACATACCTGCAAAGCTTCCAAGTCCATTTAAAACTCCTGGAATAAAAGTCTGCGCAGAATATTCCTTCATAAGTTTTACAGACTTATACCCCTCTTCAATATTTACACCAGAATCCTTATATGTTACCATAGTATACCTTCCTTTACTCTAAATAATTTTTATTTTTCTCCATAGGGGCTGATATAGGATATACCCCACTAAAACATCCAAGACAATATCCCTTATTTTCATCATCACCATAATCAAGAGCTTCCAAAATTCCATCTATACTTATATATCCAAGGCTGTCCGCTCCTATTTCATCTCTTATTTCTTCTAATTTAGCATTGGAACCTATAAGTTCATTCCTGTAAGGAGTATCAATACCAAAATAACAGGGATATTTAACTACAGGGGAAGAAACTCTAAAATGCACTTCTGTAGCTCCTGCTCTTCTCAATATTTCCACAAGTTTTTTACTGGTAGTACCTCTAACTATTGAATCATCTACAATTATCACCCTTTTACCTTCTACATTTACTTTAAGAGGATTAAGTTTTACAGCCACTGCTTTAGATCTAAGTTCTTTAGAAGGAGATATAAAAGTTCTTCCCACATATTTATTTTTTATAAAACCTATACCATAGGGTATTCCTGATTCTTCTGAATATCCTATGGCAGCTGGTATGCCAGAGTCAGGAACCCCGATTACCACATCTGCTTCTACTGGATTTTCCCTGTAAAGTATTCTTCCAGCTTTCAGTCTTGAAGTATATACATTTATTCCATCTATGGTACTATCCGGTCTTGCAAAATATATATATTCAAAAGAACAGGTTTCACATTTTGTCTTTTCTGCAAAATTTATGGATGTAACCCCCTCTTTATTTATTATAACAATTTCTCCCGGCTCTACATCCCTTATAAAATTAGCACCTATGGAATCCAGGGCACAACTTTCGGAACAGAGTATGTAATCTCCATTCAATTCTCCCATACAAAGCGGCCTTATTCCATTTGGATCTCTTACCCCTATAAGCTCATTTTCTGTTAAAATTACAGTGGCATAGGAACCTTTAACCGCCTGTACTGCATCTACTACAGCTTTTCCTATATCTTTTTTTGATCCCCTTGCAATAAGGCTTAAAATAATTTCTGTGTCTATAGATGTTTGAAAGATATATCCTGCTTCTTCTAGAAGATCCCTTATAATATCCGCATTTACTAAATTTCCATTGTGGGCTATAGCAATAGAACCTAATTTATACTGTGCTATAAGAGGTTGTGCATTATTCAAACTACTAGCTCCTGCAGTAGAATATCTAACGTGTCCTATTGCACTATTACCCTTTAGTCCATTTAACAATTCCCTGTGAAATACATCAGAAACCAATCCCATTTCCTTATGATACTTTAATTCACTTCCATCTGAAACTACAATTCCTGCACTTTCCTGCCCTCTATGTTGAAGAGCATAAAGGCCATAGTAGGTCAAAGATGCCACGTCTATATTATTTTTAGAAAATACCCCAAATACTCCACACTCATCCTTAAATTTATCTTCTTCCATATCAATGCAGGAGCACTCATTAAATTGCTCATTTAAACCACTCATTAAAATTTCTCTCCTTTTTACCATAAATAGTAGAATGAAATTAGTTGTCACTTATTCTTCTTAGTATTTCTTCATAAGCTTCCTTTACATTTCCCATATCACGTCTGAATCTATCCTTATCCAATTTCTCATTGGTTACTGCATCCCATAATCTGCAGGTATCTGGAGATATCTCATCTGCAAGCACTATTTTATCTTTAAATTTTCCAAATTCTAATTTGAAGTCTATAAGTTTTATACCTAGTTTTCTAAAAAACAACTCAAGTATATCATTTATGGAAGCTGTCATGTCATATATGGTTTTAAGTTCATCCCAGGTGGCAATTCCTATTGCAACTGCATGATAATCATTTATAATCGGGTCTCCCAAACTGTCATCTTTATAGCTTAATTCAAACACAGTAGTTTTAAGAGGTGTTCCCTCTTCAAGACCCAGTCTTTTTGCCATACTTCCTGCAGCTACATTTCTCACTATTACCTCTAGTGGTATTATATCTACTTTTTTACAGAGCTGCTCTCTATCATTCAATTTTTTCTCAAAATGAGTTGGTATGTTATTTTTTTCTAACAGCTCAAACAAACTGGAAGTAATATTATTATTAAGTATTCCTTTATCAGTAATCTGTCCCTTTTTTTCACCATTGAATGCTGTAGCATCATCTTTATAATAAATTATTACTTTATCCTTATCATCTGTTTCATACACTTTTTTTGCTTTTCCCTGATAAATCATTTCTCCTTTTTTCATCTTTACAATTCAACCCCTTCTCCATTTTCCATTATAAATTTTTCTTTCATATTTTTTCTATACTCAACCAATTTTTCTCTAATTTCAGGATACTTAAGTGCTAAAATTTGTACTGCCAGCATACCTCCATTATAACTGTTATTTATTCCAACAGTAGCTACAGGTATGGATTTTGGCATCTGAACTATTGAAAAAAGAGAATCAAGCCCAGAAAGTGCTGCATTCAGTGGAACTCCTATAACAGGAATAACAGTTTTAGATGCTATGACTCCTGGAAGGTGAGCCGCAAGTCCAGCACCGGCAATAATACATTCACAATTTTCCCTCTCTAATTTCTCTATAGTCTGTAAAAGCTCTTCAGGTACTCTATGTGCCGACAAAATAAAAGCCTCATAACCAATATTAAATTCTTTTAAGGCTTTAGCAGCACCTTTCATCTTTTCTATATCAGATTTACTGCCAAATATAATTGCAACTTTCATCTGAATCCTCCTTAAAATTTTATAGGTTTCAGAGATATATTAAATAAAAAACAGGTAGGTATTTCATCTGATATTTATTTTTCCATATCTGAACCTAAAATATTTCATAAATATAAAAAAAGATTTCATAAACTCATAACTTTGAATCTATATGAAACCTTAAAATCGACAAATTAATTTAAAACTTAACAAAGAACATCAAGCTTTAAAGGAATTCATCCATAGACGGGAAATTTACGGCTTCCTGTAGAAACTCCTAAACCACATTATTAGGATTATATGGATACTTTATTTGTTTATGATATAATTATATTAACATATGAAATTATATAGTTCAATATATTAGACTTAATTTTCGATTCAATATTCGTGTATTTTAAAATCGCACTACATTTTACAGTAATAATGTTCATACCATTACGAACATTATTGTGATAATATCAAAACTAAAAAATTTTATTACAAGGAGGAAAAGTATTTTCAATGAAATTAATATGCCTAGGAGATAGTTTAACTTCGGGATATGGAGTCTTTAAAGAAGATTGTTGGGTATCTCTTATAAGGGATCTATTAAAAATTGAAGTTTTGAACAAAGGAATAAATGGAGATACCATGCCTGGAATGTCATCCCGTTCCTATAGAGATGTGGTTAATAATCATCCGACTCATGTAATTATACTTGGAGGCTCTAATGACTTTATGGCTGGCAGACGTCTAAAACTTGTAACAGACAATTTAACTGAAATAATAAAAGAATCTTTAAATGAAGGAATAATCCCTATAGTAGGCACAGAACCCATCATAGATAAAACACTGGCTGAAAGAAAATGGGACGGAACTGTAGATTATGATAAAATAAATATTCTACTGAACCATTATAGAAATTGGATATTGGACTTTTGCACCAAAAATAATATTTATTACATAGATCTTTATACCTGCTTTCTTGAACAATTAAAAACAACGGATAACAGCTCTCTATTTATAGATGGCATACACCCCACAAAAACAGGTCATAAATTAATAGCAGAATGTATCTTGAATTTTTTCAGAACTCTTTAGAATGCCTAAATTACAGTATTTTGAAAAAAGAAGAAGATGGGGGTACAGCTAATTCTAGCCTTCGGATAAACATTTTGGTATTAGCCTACTCTATATTGAATTCTAATGGGGAAAGTGGTATACTTAAATCGAAATATAAGTTATATAATATTTAAAATTATAATATGTGTTTTACTAAATACTTATATTATAGAGGAGGATTTATTAAAATGAATACTACTTACTGCCTTTCCCATATACCCGAAGAGATAAAAAAGCAGGTAACAGATTTAATATCCAAATCTGGAATACCAGCAGAAGATTTTATAAAGGGACTAGCTGATTACTATAATGTAAAGAATGCAAAGGCAGATTCAATAGTCCTTGATTATTCAAATTACTGGAATAGTTTCGTAGATTAATACATGTTGAAATTCATACCTTATAGCCAAGCTATAAGGTATATTTTATGATATTAATATATTTTAAAAAGTTTATACAAATAATATTTCCACAGGGCAGGTATTTCCCTGATATACCCTGTAATTTCCCTGTTCTTATAGGGATACACAAATACTCCTGAATAACTTCCCTCTATCCCATGGCTTTCAGCCATTAAAGATGCTCTTTTTAAATGATATTTATTAGATATTATTACTGCAGTTTTAAAACCTTTCTCCTCCATTATCTTTTTAGAATTTGATAAATTCTCCATGGTAGACATAGATTTGTCCTCCATTATTACCCTTGATGAATCCACTCCCTTATACACCAGATAATTCTTCATAGCTTTGGCTTCTGATACATTTTCTCCCGGACCTTTTCCCCCAGAAACAATTATATAATCTCCATAGCCTTTATCATAAAGCTCAAGACCTTTATTCAACCTCCATATGAGAAAAGGACTTGGAGTGCTGCCATAAACCCTGCATCCCAGCACAATTATACAATCTGATTTTTTAGGTTTTGCATTTTTCCCAAAATAAATTATCTGAATTTCTGTTATTAAAGTGAATAAAAATACAACAATTATAAAATACAATACAAATTTAATACATTTTTTCATATAAACCACCTAAAATTATCCTCTTTAATATCATAAATTATTAAAGATATAATTTCAATCCAATATGATTTAACAATCTATTAACAACTAGTCGAATTTTAACATTAAATCAAGTGATTCTTAAGTTCAGGTGGAGTTTGCTTGTAAGGAATACCTTTCTCCAGCTGAACCTTATTAACAGTATTCTTAGTGTCTTTAGCACTTAGAATACTTATCCTTTAGGGGAAGAACTTATCCAGGGGTGTAGCAGTGCTTATCCCCACTTTGAAGAAGATGGGGGTATTAGCAATGGTAGCCTTCGGATAAAAACAACCCGTTGAAAACTATTAGTCTTCAACGAGCTTTACCCTGCATTTACTCAAAATTTTTTAATTAAAATATCAATAATAAGTTCAAATAGATTTAACATGGATTTTATGCCAGCATGGCAAATCTAAATATAAATAATATTGCAAGTACATATATTATAGGATGAACTTCCTTGTATTTTCCTGTAGCAATCTTAACTATTGGATAGAATATTACCGCAGCAGCTATACCATTTGCTATGCTATAACTAAATGGCATGAATGCTATAGCAAAGAAAGCCGGAAGCGCTTCTGAAAAATCATTAAAATCTATTTTAGTAACTGCTCCCATCATAAGCACTCCTACAATTATAAGCGCTGGAGCTGTAGCTTGTGTTGGAACTATTCCAACTATCCCTGAGAAAAACAATGCAAGTATGAATAATATTCCTACTGTAGCAGAAGTAAGTCCTGTTCTTCCACCTGTTGACACCCCTGATGTAGATTCTACATATGTAACAACAGTACTGGTTCCAAGCACTGAGCCAACAGTAGTTGCTATTGAATCTGAAAAAAGAGCTTTATGCATGTTCTTGAACTTTCCATTTTCATCAACCATACCTGCTTTTTCAGCTGTTCCAACCAAAGTTCCTATAGTATCAAATAAATCAACTAAAGTAAATGTAATGATTACTGTAAGTACACTGGTAATGGCCCCTATTACTCCTGCTTCCACACTAAAGAGACCTTTAAAATCAAAAGCTAGAAATGTAGGTGCCAGTGAAGGTGGCGCACTTATTACCTTTATTCCAGCAAGATGGGTTACTCCAAAAGGTATGCCAATTATTGTAGTTAAAATTATCCCAATCAATATTGACCCTTTAACATTCCTTGCCATAAGTACAGCTGTAATTAAAATACCTATAATAGCGAGCAGTACTCCAGGACTAGTCAATTTTCCAAAAGCAACCAATGTAGCAGGATCCGATATTATAATACCTGAATTTTTAAGACCTATTAGGGCTATAAAAAGTCCAATACCGCCTGATATGGCAAATTTTAAATTTCGTGGAATGGCATCAACAATTTTTTCTCTTATAGAAGTTACAGTAATTATTATAAAAATTACTCCCGAAACAAAGACTGCTGCCAGAGCTTGCTGCCATGTATATCCCATACCTAAACAAACACTATAAGTGAAAAATGCATTTAACCCCATTCCCGGTGCCTGTGCAAAAGGAAGATTTGCATAGAGTGCCATAATAAGAGTTCCTATTGCCGCAGCTATACAGGTAGCCGCAAATACAGAAGCCACCAGAGGATCATTTGCTACGGATAATCCAGCTTTTACAGCTGCATCTCCCATAAGTCCCCGAGAATTCATCCCTGATTGCATAAGTATATTGGGATTTACAAAAATTATGTAGGCCATAGTTATAAAGGTGGTGATTCCCGCTATAATTTCTGTCTTTACACTGGTATTATTTTCTGTTAACTTAAAAAATGAGTCCAGCTTGGTTTTTTCAACATTCATATTAATACCTCCAAAAATAAAAAAATTTCTAATATGAATTACGGGCAATCCAAATTAGAAAATAATAAAAAATATTACCTTCCCGTGATTCACTCATAGTCAAGGATTTTTGGTGCCTTGGTAGATACTCTTGAACCATATTATCAAGATTATACGAATGATTTATCGAAAAATTTAGTAAATTTACGTAATTATCTTATCATTATATATGTAATAAGTCAATATTTATGTTTTAAAAAAGTTAACAATATATCCTAATACACAGTTATGATATATTGGGTTTATAGCTTGTCTACTTTCTTGCAGTATATAAAATATACAGTATTATAATTACTATTAAAAAGGGAAGAGAAAATACTATTTTAAAGGCCATGCCAATTAGTGCCATAAATAAAGCTATAGCCATTACTATTCCTACCATTGGCAGCACTATAACTCCTATTACTGATAATGTAAGGCAAAAAGTTAAAATTATCATTATAATACCGATTAAAGTAATCATACATTGTTCCCTCCTTTTTTCAATCCTATCATATTTTCTATATCCTTCAATATAATACTTCTATAATTATAATCAATGTTATATAACTCAAATATTGACTCATCTAACTTTTTTTCAAGTATATCATTTTGTTCTCTTTGGTGAATCAATTTACTCACTAATTTTTCTATATTCTTTGCGTATACATCACTAGAATTTATTATAGGAACCCTATCCAAACTAAATTTTTTGATTTGGGGGGTAGAGTTAGCATTGGTTATTAGAAAATTTACATAATACCATTGAATTAATTTTGAATTCAATAACCCTAGAATGTAATAGGGAGAAAACCTTTTATCCAAGCATATTATACCATATAGTGATTGTTCTATTATACTCCCTTTTGTATCTAAAGCTGCTATTAAATGTTTTCCTGTTTTCCTTATAATTATTTTATTTTTGCTTGTAAGTTTTTTTATATCACTGGTTCCTCCTTTTATGTTGCAGGGAATAAAATCATAGTAATAATTATTTGATATGTGAAACTTTTTTATATTCTCACCCTTTAATATTTCAACTTGATTTTTATTTAACCTAAAAGAAGTTATTTTTTCCTTATATCCTATAAATCCTGTAAAGGTTTTACATATATCACCAAGTAATAGGCTGTTTTTATCAATAAAATTTTTTATATGTAAACTTTTACTACTGTGATAATAGAAAAATTCACAATTTAAATTTTTTATATATTCATTTTGTTCTACATTATATATACTTTTTTTATATACATTTACTTTTATTTTATTGTGTCTACTATACTTATTTTCAGCTATTATAATCATAGTATCTGTATTTATCTCCGGAAATTTTATTTCAAATACAA
This genomic interval from Clostridium kluyveri contains the following:
- a CDS encoding YdcF family protein codes for the protein MKKCIKFVLYFIIVVFLFTLITEIQIIYFGKNAKPKKSDCIIVLGCRVYGSTPSPFLIWRLNKGLELYDKGYGDYIIVSGGKGPGENVSEAKAMKNYLVYKGVDSSRVIMEDKSMSTMENLSNSKKIMEEKGFKTAVIISNKYHLKRASLMAESHGIEGSYSGVFVYPYKNREITGYIREIPALWKYYLYKLFKIY
- a CDS encoding NCS2 family permease, encoding MNVEKTKLDSFFKLTENNTSVKTEIIAGITTFITMAYIIFVNPNILMQSGMNSRGLMGDAAVKAGLSVANDPLVASVFAATCIAAAIGTLIMALYANLPFAQAPGMGLNAFFTYSVCLGMGYTWQQALAAVFVSGVIFIIITVTSIREKIVDAIPRNLKFAISGGIGLFIALIGLKNSGIIISDPATLVAFGKLTSPGVLLAIIGILITAVLMARNVKGSILIGIILTTIIGIPFGVTHLAGIKVISAPPSLAPTFLAFDFKGLFSVEAGVIGAITSVLTVIITFTLVDLFDTIGTLVGTAEKAGMVDENGKFKNMHKALFSDSIATTVGSVLGTSTVVTYVESTSGVSTGGRTGLTSATVGILFILALFFSGIVGIVPTQATAPALIIVGVLMMGAVTKIDFNDFSEALPAFFAIAFMPFSYSIANGIAAAVIFYPIVKIATGKYKEVHPIIYVLAILFIFRFAMLA
- a CDS encoding TaqI-like C-terminal specificity domain-containing protein, which gives rise to MEKRYDSTILGEVYEKSMNKSERKERGSFYTPYFIVEYIVENTLSNLDVKLNPFVKVLDPSCGSGYFLLKAYDILMKKFNENLESIRCKFKDERYIIETKNGLKNIYGLEYWQYSNLSYHILKECIYGADLDEKAVELAKINLLGKSGINFDFKNNIICCNSLIRWEREHKEHESSYMGKFWEQKYDYILGNPPWVSLSRKHKKDIEDNLKEYYSKNYEGNTYLPNLYEYFIKRSMEILKVGGRFGFIIPDRLASNLQYKDFRKKLLERYNIINVVFEIKFPEINTDTMIIIAENKYSRHNKIKVNVYKKSIYNVEQNEYIKNLNCEFFYYHSSKSLHIKNFIDKNSLLLGDICKTFTGFIGYKEKITSFRLNKNQVEILKGENIKKFHISNNYYYDFIPCNIKGGTSDIKKLTSKNKIIIRKTGKHLIAALDTKGSIIEQSLYGIICLDKRFSPYYILGLLNSKLIQWYYVNFLITNANSTPQIKKFSLDRVPIINSSDVYAKNIEKLVSKLIHQREQNDILEKKLDESIFELYNIDYNYRSIILKDIENMIGLKKGGNNV